In one Plasmodium falciparum 3D7 genome assembly, chromosome: 14 genomic region, the following are encoded:
- a CDS encoding NADP-specific glutamate dehydrogenase — MSALKDKTGRFVVLDKNASNYESLVDQEMNNVYERVMKLDPNQVEFLQAFHEILYSLKPLFMEEPKYLPIIETLSEPERAIQFRVCWLDDNGVQRKNRCFRVQYNSALGPYKGGLRFHPSVNLSIVKFLGFEQIFKNSLTGLSMGGGKGGSDFDPKGKSDNEILKFCQAFMNELYRHIGPCTDVPAGDIGVGGREIGYLYGQYKKIVNSFNGTLTGKNVKWGGSNLRVEATGYGLVYFVLEVLKSLNIPVEKQTAVVSGSGNVALYCVQKLLHLNVKVLTLSDSNGYVYEPNGFTHENLEFLIDLKEEKKGRIKEYLNHSSTAKYFPNEKPWGVPCTLAFPCATQNEINLEDAKLLQKNGCILVGEGANMPSTVDAINLFKSNNIIYCPSKAANAGGVAISGLEMSQNFQFSHWTRETVDEKLKEIMRNIFIACSENALKYTKNKYDLQAGANIAGFLKVAESYIEQGCF; from the coding sequence ATGAGTGCTCTTAAAGACAAAACGGGAAGGTTTGTTGTTCTGGATAAAAATGCTAGCAACTATGAATCTTTAGTCGATCAAGAAATGAATAACGTATATGAAAGAGTTATGAAATTGGATCCTAACCAAGTTGAATTTTTGCAAGCATTtcatgaaatattatattctttaaaacCATTATTTATGGAAGAACCTAAATATTTACCAATAATTGAAACGTTATCAGAACCTGAACGAGCAATACAATTTCGTGTTTGTTGGTTAGATGATAATGGTGTTCAAAGAAAAAATCGTTGTTTTCGTGTTCAATATAATAGTGCCTTGGGTCCTTACAAAGGTGGTTTACGATTTCATCCATCAGTTAATTTATCTATTGTAAAATTTTTAGGATTTgaacaaatatttaaaaattcttTAACAGGTTTATCAATGGGAGGAGGTAAAGGTGGTTCGGATTTCGATCCTAAAGGAAAATCAGATAatgaaattttaaaattttgtcAAGCTTTTATGAATGAATTATATAGACATATAGGCCCATGCACCGATGTACCTGCTGGAGATATTGGTGTTGGTGGTCGAGAAATTGGTTATTTATATGgtcaatataaaaaaattgtaaataGTTTTAATGGTACCTTAACGggtaaaaatgtaaaatggGGTGGTTCTAATTTAAGAGTGGAAGCTACTGGTTATGGTTTAGTATACTTTGTTTTGGAAGTATTAAAATCATTAAATATTCCAGTAGAAAAACAAACTGCTGTTGTTAGTGGTAGTGGTAATGTTGCACTTTATTGTGTTCAGaaattattacatttaaATGTTAAAGTTTTAACATTAAGTGACAGTAATGGTTATGTATATGAACCAAATGGGTTTACTCATGAAAACTTGGAATTTCTTATAgatttaaaagaagaaaaaaaaggtagAATCAAAGAATACTTAAACCATTCATCTACAGCTAAATATTTCCCAAATGAAAAACCATGGGGTGTACCATGTACATTAGCTTTCCCATGTGCAAcacaaaatgaaataaatctTGAAGATGcaaaattattacaaaaaaatggTTGTATCTTAGTTGGGGAAGGAGCAAATATGCCATCAACCGTAGATgctattaatttatttaaatctaataatattatctatTGCCCATCAAAAGCAGCAAATGCTGGGGGTGTTGCTATTAGTGGACTTGAAATGAGTCAGAATTTCCAATTCTCTCATTGGACAAGAGAAACGGTTGATGAAAAACTCAAAGAAATTAtgagaaatatttttattgcaTGCTCAGAAAATGCTTTAAAATATACCAAAAACAAATATGATTTACAAGCAGGCGCAAATATAGCTGGATTCTTAAAAGTTGCTGAATCATATATTGAACAAGGTTGtttttaa
- a CDS encoding N-acyl-phosphatidylethanolamine-hydrolyzing phospholipase D, putative translates to MKSIINTFLPYYKHNNNLTLNVTLKNKVRFLFFYLDRFVYSPILQILLRNQNVKEQNVIKKIYKLKILNKLPLQFKKDKNDEKHHVKNQKYINKNSFECKEKMNDKIRNIKNDKINYYDHIEINALWPERISYVQPFEVKKNLEKDKFNVIYIGHMSILIQTSKYNILIDPVLSNRIGFCNILGVKRIIKPGINFEHLPSIDFILLSNNRYDTMDKTTLKNIILRDNSIVIGGMNIRRYLLKRNFPVVYPLNWFNKLSFENISFYYLPTLTNSHRFLVDKNVYLPGSFLIHDSSTNATIFYSGHSGYSNHFLQIKNYVNNVVLKRNNHIDLSILPIGIYKPDSLYNNFHMSPREALQSHFDLGSKQSLGIGTDVFCLGGEEYKEATKELTHILDSYQKKNNNKITFVTLQPGENFII, encoded by the exons ATGAAGAGTATAATAAACACATTTTTACCTTATTATAAGCATAACAACAATTTAACATTAAACGTAAcactaaaaaataaagtaaggtttttatttttttatctagATCGTTTTGTGTATTCTCCAATACTTCAAATATTGTTAAGAAACCAAAATGTTAAGGAACAAAATgtaatcaaaaaaatatataaactgAAAATTTTAAACAAATTGCCTCTACAATttaaaaaggataaaaatgatgaaaaacaTCATGtgaaaaatcaaaaatatattaataaaaattctttCGAATGTAAggaaaaaatgaatgataaaattcgtaatataaaaaatgataaaataaattattatgacCATATAGAAATAAATGCTTTATGGCCGGAAAGAATATCTTACGTACAACCTTttgaagtaaaaaaaaatttagaaaAGGATAAatttaatgttatatatataggacaTATGAGTATCTTAATACAAACAtccaaatataatatattaatagatCCTGTATTATCAAATAGAATTggtttttgtaatattttaggggtcaaaagaataataaaaccAGGTATAAACTTTGAACATTTACCTAGTAttgattttatattattaagtaATAATAGATATGATACCATGGATAAAAcaacattaaaaaatataatattaagagATAATAGTATTGTTATTGGAGGTATGAATATAAGAAGATATTTATTGAAAAGGAATTTCCCAGTTGTTTATCCTTTAAATTggtttaataaattaagttttgaaaatatatctttttattatttaccaACCTTAACAAATAGTCATAGATTTCTTgttgataaaaatgtataccTACCAGGCTCTTTCTTAATTCATGATTCATCCACAAACGCCACAATTTTTTATAGTGGACATTCTGGTTATTCCAATCACTTTTTACAAATTAAAAACTATGTTAATAATGTTGTACTCAAAAGGAATAATCATATAGATTTATCTATATTGCCTATTGGTATATACAAACCTGACTCTTTGTACAATAATTTTCACATGTCCCCACGCGAAGCCTTGCAG aGCCATTTTGATTTAGGTAGTAAACAATCCTTAGGAATTGGAACTGACGTTTTTTGCTTAGGTGGAGAAGAATATAAAGAAGCCACAAAAGAATTGACTCATATATTAGATTCTtatcaaaagaaaaataataataaaattacttTTGTTACATTACAACCAGgggaaaattttattatataa
- a CDS encoding metacaspase-3, putative: MVYNNGSLRGRKKIEEKYIPMNRKSTSLKDPSRTKNNNYIKTLDTYINEEDSPTKILSKGKKNKNENIKKRINEKDNDTDREDAASLNVDYNKNVMKKYNTRGTFIEKVSSSERNIEHNNNIIRKLGSKDYSKARVQTMTTNIGNHNALKKINPKVPSITSRTKSYTKVMNENKYNNNNSNNSNNNNINSMYYSKKLNNKKYSTEHTQSIDNNNITSKRLNNKKTATDKAQSTSRYCISNSVKKSYSTKGYNTDRSQTMSRYTLQNKKDSNTNTNRKGYSTHRGQIIQDNSNINNQAEKKKRNMSLKKKYIKESSNSTITGSNEKKNSNNILKKNSTCDLNYLNKEYNNNNNMHEHAENVYNINDNEGCSSMQIINDEDVQKNVPEFYTINLGSETKNMGENYIFKNRDKKIKPNIYNERNNMDLMEHKLNDDMSYNFADHIKDIECYINQLNESNKCNIYKECDPSKLISPVYDNVNDNILENNQQLNEYEKHNDILTTSYLKYYSHTNNNNHYYNDEDVHLDLGKTNEGFSNVVKNMDNIPWNETNKKESFSNIKKKIDHTDDRHIAYVDNSSMKHTMNDKDQYVKNVPYNNTMEEVLLLNEKRGNILGSLISKNHDAKRATSNNNNINNNKYYYYDNKYSEHGGDSVSSNIGYPHGYKNNNIYNYVNNIKDLSSPLYCNTKTKRAHKFHTDNIMSDQLNKYEDNNKNDGKFFSGNISSKQKGKNNLTNYTTHSSEYRIKSIESNLTKDYRKSLTYNDIPNFLDYNINNTNVQNSDFGDSHYINRNVSYKNSMNSNDDIQNSNNNNNNNNNNNMVNNPNEYLVYTNEKHYVRINNKLYEKTRDNTYIEVDSNSNFDIINDINSSHNSPLDNIKDNTLYHNTNKKEYSDYVSSYSNINKYEDINLPNNIHVSKDGKYLFKNYSVSQNVSDDNSVQDSFFSRTERSNSQNRYDKNGVNHIEQNYYNNSNRRDDIYYYHNQLKKLERLTQQNIKSGKYQRNIPQNDDNDHNDDDSEIKEVKKDKTKIDMNKHLHLNDKKIFNQVKRENTGVHMNASKTIKNMKEVTYRNINNDTNYNNNNVKINYLYSDELGKNKNRDTPLKTKQHGDSLDNKTELKKKIYNDIINNDIINNNIINNDIIKSGAINNNIVNNNLINNYNADNRNVSNSIFTQHINNINNNFYNSDDERINIIDNNKRMDMTKDESDRFRNNYFVELEKRKKNLGKTNNTTPISLSKNETINNMMINKRNFFNNYISDKVRDKILKREISCSVNTVCSSKTNNKTNSNYSSNNNNDNNNNNNNSNPFILDNSIRKSNIIITTSNNAKLINNTIISKGINNNILNINSNKNKSLNSAKINALGLLSSRNDLNYIMNNNRTSNNHINQHLLYNNRNYSVIKIPNVHKEKRSSKIPHNINIKSNLNLEPNIKTYTNIKTPINIKAYTNIKAPTNIKAPINIKASTNIKAPTNVKAPTNVKAPTNVKAPTNVNAPTNVNAPTNANAPTYVNTPTNIKRQEFSNVTLNYKGISKFDINEDKNTTIIPPLHRQSNSNFPFKNTKLNLNSDMYTEKELIKCKSINNSDIYNYLRNTYNKTPSKFYRTVSYRNMSLKKNKSMLENRKRKTEKKEENLMSTFNYTSEVDSKYIVKKAVVVGCNYVSEERSRLYGSVNDAYVFCRALVKYFDFLPENILLLTDSLPSNAYIYEDFDINRKKYINVDEEENIKNNEPLKKKNIFNLFNTNALYTTLKKTNEEELNCNSCKDVEIKNVDISSEKMNFNLWPTRVNILKAVNWLVRDSIPFGSYVFYFAGKSVQVDNMSGWEGEGYDEAFLCSDPFNKISEHNVITAVQLKDLLLSINESAQMTIILDCSGGQTILDPAGTENSLSYIKGCKQKGIWPITNPTNKVHKAIYDITILNNTSMKKYFCRSRYSKLIEVESTSAMIDPLLQSISSLPVAPKAYCLCAATWEQISIEGLFPIIEFARVSQLKKPESYKTGEGHYQNMNKKNIRAEKSNRNGPNGLINKNNNLSKKTNYEKNFNFTLNMMKMLFSNTNNNENKLDEKEKINRLGFNENDSDYIDDNYNSDDNNNNNYYYNYDGEKGFKNFQENLNNVGQKDVIKNKKFKDNYILVSHGVFTYCLIEAIIEFKEKELKYNILEKKNEQFIPMTLKNLINVIQQKMQNIKYNKLKKINQKPEFTIHPGANATNNNYFVHYSKNIHFQNYKCNFINADLSPFLNVNKAWEEINRTTLRNRKSLSLSSTLINTASSKYFTQKNEQFKNSYSLKY; this comes from the coding sequence atggTTTATAATAATGGAAGTTTAAGAGGAAGAAAGAAAATTGAAGAAAAGTATATTCCTATGAACCGAAAAAGTACCAGTCTAAAAGATCCTTCAAGAacgaaaaataataattatataaaaacgttagacacatatataaatgaagaagataGTCCTACTAAAATATTAAGTAAAGgcaagaaaaacaaaaatgaaaatataaaaaaaaggattaaTGAAAAGGATAATGATACTGATAGAGAAGATGCAGCATCTCTTAATGTAGACTATAACAAGAATgtgatgaaaaaatataatacgaGAGGTACTTTTATTGAAAAGGTATCAAGTTCTGAAAGAAATAtagaacataataataatattatcagaAAATTGGGTAGCAAGGATTATAGTAAGGCAAGAGTTCAAACAATGACTACAAATATCGGGAATCATAATGCtctgaaaaaaataaatcctAAGGTTCCTAGTATTACAAGTAGAACTAAATCATACACAAAAGTTATGAACGagaacaaatataataataataatagtaataatagtaataataataatattaacagtatgtattattcaaaaaaattaaataacaaGAAATATAGTACTGAACATACCCAAagtatagataataataacataactTCAAAAAGgttaaacaataaaaaaactGCTACGGATAAAGCACAAAGTACATCAAGATATTGCATAAGCAATAGTGTAAAGAAAAGTTATAGTACAAAGGGATATAATACTGACAGATCACAAACAATGTCTAGATATACtctacaaaataaaaaggacTCAAATACTAATACGAATAGAAAAGGATACAGTACACATAGAGGACAAATAATTCAagataatagtaatattaataatcaggcagaaaaaaaaaaaagaaatatgagtttaaaaaaaaaatatattaaagaatcTTCTAATAGTACTATTACAGGTAgcaatgaaaaaaagaattcaaataatatactgaaaaaaaatagtacTTGTGATTTAAACTATcttaataaagaatataataataataataatatgcatGAACACGCAGAAAacgtatataatataaatgataatgagGGTTGTAGTAGTATGCAAATtataaatgatgaagatgTCCAAAAAAATGTACCTGAATTTTACACAATTAATTTAGGTAGTGAAACTAAAAATATGGGAGaaaattacatttttaaaaatagagataaaaaaataaaaccaaatatatataatgaacgTAATAATATGGATTTGATGGAACATAAATTAAATGACGATATGAGTTATAATTTTGCAGAtcatataaaagatattgaATGTTATATTAACCAACTAAATGAAtcaaataaatgtaatatatataaagaatgtgATCCTTCCAAATTAATAAGTCCAGTATATGATAAtgttaatgataatatattagaaaataatCAACAGTTGAATGAATATGAAAaacataatgatatattaacaaCTTCGTATCTAAAATATTACAGTCacactaataataataatcattattataatgatgaagatgtTCATTTGGATTTAGGAAAAACGAATGAAGGTTTTTCCAATGTAGTtaaaaatatggataatattcCATGGAATGAAACgaataaaaaagaatctttttcaaatataaaaaaaaaaatagatcaTACTGATGATAGACATATAGCTTATGTGGATAATAGTTCTATGAAGCATACAATGAATGATAAGGAtcaatatgtaaaaaatgtgccttataataatactatgGAGGAAGtacttttattaaatgaaaagagGGGAAATATTTTGGGCTCCCTTATTTCAAAAAATCATGATGCTAAACGTGCTACcagcaataataataatattaataataataagtactattattatgataataaatatagtgAACATGGAGGAGATAGCGTTTCATCAAATATAGGTTATCCTCatggatataaaaataataatatttacaattatgtgaataatataaaagatttaTCATCACCTTTATATTGCAACACTAAAACAAAACGTGCGCATAAATTTCATACAGATAATATAATGAGTGatcaattaaataaatatgaagataataataaaaatgatggtAAATTTTTTAGTGGTAATATTTCAAGTAAACAAAAAGGAAAGAATAATTTAACGAATTATACTACTCATAGTTCTGAATATAGAATAAAAAGTATTGAATCTAATTTGACAAAGGATTATAGAAAATCATTgacatataatgatataccTAATTTTTTAgactataatataaataatacaaatgttCAAAATAGTGATTTTGGTGATTCACATTATATTAATCGAAATgtttcttataaaaatagtatgaattcaaatgatgatattcaaaatagtaataataataataataataataataataataatatggttAATAATCCAAATGAATATTTAGTATATACTAATGAAAAACATTATGTTAGaataaataacaaattatatgaaaagaCACGTGACAATACTTATATTGAAGTAGATTCTAATTCAAATTTTGATATCATAAATGATATTAATTCTTCCCATAATTCCCCTCTTGATAATATAAAGGATAATACATTATAccataatacaaataaaaaagaatattctGATTATGTTTCTTCTTAttctaatattaataaatatgaagataTAAACCTAcctaataatatacatgttTCAAAAGATgggaaatatttatttaaaaattattccgTTAGTCAAAACGTTTCAGATGATAACAGTGTTCAGGATAGTTTTTTTTCAAGAACCGAAAGAAGTAACAGTCAAAATagatatgataaaaatggagTGAACCATATTGAAcagaattattataataatagtaacagacgtgatgatatatattattatcataaccaactaaaaaaattagaaagaTTAACACAACAAAATATTAAGAGCGGAAAATATCAAAGAAATATTCcacaaaatgatgataatgatcataatgatgatgatagtgAAATTAAAGAAGTGAAAAAggataaaacaaaaatagaTATGAATAAACATTTAcatttaaatgataaaaaaatatttaatcaAGTGAAAAGAGAAAACACTGGAGTACATATGAATGCTTCTAAGactattaaaaatatgaaagagGTAACttatagaaatattaataatgataccaattataataataataatgtaaaaattaattacCTATATAGTGATGAATtaggaaaaaataagaataggGACACACCcttaaaaacaaaacaacATGGTGATAGTTTAGATAATAAAACAGaattaaagaagaaaatatataatgatataataaataatgatataataaataataacataataaataatgatataataaaaagtggtgcaataaataacaatattgtaaataataatttgattAATAATTACAATGCTGATAATAGAAATGTCTCAAATAGTATATTCACACaacacataaataatataaataataatttttacaaTTCTGATGATGaaagaattaatataatagataataataaaaggatGGATATGACGAAAGATGAAAGTGATCGATTcagaaataattattttgtagaattagagaaaagaaaaaaaaatttgggGAAGACAAATAATACTACTCCTATATCATTATCAAAAAATGAgacaataaataatatgatgattaataaaagaaatttctttaataattatatatctgATAAGGTTAgagataaaatattaaaaagagaaatatcATGTAGTGTTAATACAGTATGTAGTagtaaaacaaataataaaactaaTAGTAATTAttcatcaaataataataatgataataataataataataataatagtaatccATTTATATTAGATAATTCTATAAgaaaaagtaatataattattacaacAAGTAATAATGCTaagttaataaataatactattattagtaaaggtataaataataatattttgaatattaactcaaataagaataaatcaTTAAATAGTGCTAAAATTAATGCCCTTGGTCTATTATCATCAAGAAATGATCTTAACTATATCATGAATAATAATCGTACTTcaaataatcatattaatCAACATcttttgtataataatagaaattactctgtaataaaaataccaAATGTTCATAAGGAAAAAAGATCCTCAAAGATTccacataatataaatataaaatctaATCTTAATTTGGAaccaaatataaaaacatatacaaatataaaaacacctataaatataaaagcatatacaaatataaaagcacctacaaatataaaagcacctataaatataaaagcatctacaaatataaaagcaCCTACAAATGTAAAAGCACCTACAAATGTAAAAGCACCTACAAATGTAAAAGCACCTACAAATGTAAATGCACCTACAAATGTAAATGCACCTACAAATGCAAATGCACCCACATATGTAAATACACCTACAAATATTAAACGTCAAGAATTTTCAAATGTCACCTTAAATTATAAAGGAATATCCAAATTCGATATAAATGAAGACAAAAATACAACGATAATTCCACCCCTACATAGACAATCAAATTCAAATTTCCCATTTAAAAATACCAAGTTGAATTTAAACAGTGACATGTATACAGAGAAAGAACTTATAAAGTGTAAATCCATAAATAAtagtgatatatataattatttaagaaATACTTATAACAAAACTCCATCAAAATTTTATCGTACGGTATCTTATCGTAACATGagtttaaagaaaaataaatctaTGTTAGAAAATAGGAAAAggaaaacagaaaaaaaagaggaaaatCTTATGAGTACATTTAATTATACATCTGAAGTTGATAGTAAATATATAGTTAAAAAAGCTGTTGTTGTTGGTTGTAATTATGTGAGTGAAGAACGAAGTAGACTATATGGTTCAGTGAATGATGCTTATGTATTTTGTAGGGCGCTagtaaaatattttgatttcttacctgaaaatatattactattaactGATAGTTTACCATCCAAtgcttatatatatgaagattttgatataaatagaaaaaaatatataaatgtagatgaagaagaaaatattaaaaataatgaaccattaaaaaagaagaacatttttaatttatttaatacaaaTGCATTATATACTACATTAAAGAAAACTAATGAAGAAGAACTTAATTGTAATTCTTGTAAAGATgttgaaattaaaaatgtagaCATTTCTTCTGAAAAGatgaattttaatttatggCCAACAAgggtaaatatattaaaggcAGTCAATTGGCTCGTTAGAGATTCAATACCGTTTGGTtcttatgtattttattttgctGGAAAAAGTGTGCAAGTAGATAATATGAGTGGATGGGAAGGAGAGGGATATGATGAAGCATTTTTATGTTCAGAtccatttaataaaatttctgAACATAATGTAATAACAGCTGTTCAATTAAAAGATTTGTTATTAAGTATAAATGAAAGTGCACAAATGACTATCATTTTAGATTGTTCAGGTGGACAAACAATCTTAGATCCAGCTGGAACTGAAAATTCTTTATCTTATATTAAAGGATGCAAACAAAAAGGTATATGGCCCATAACTAATCCAACCAATAAAGTGCATAAAgcaatatatgatataactATATTAAACAATACATCTATGAAGAAATATTTCTGTAGATCGAGATATTCAAAATTAATAGAAGTTGAATCCACATCAGCAATGATAGATCCATTATTACAATCTATATCATCTTTACCAGTAGCACCTAAAGCTTATTGTTTATGTGCAGCTACCTGGGAACAAATTTCTATAGAGGGATTATTTCCTATCATAGAATTTGCTAGGGTATCTCAGCTAAAGAAACCTGAATCCTATAAAACAGGTGAAGGTCATTACcaaaatatgaacaaaaagaatataagaGCAGAAAAAAGTAATAGGAATGGTCCAAATGgtttaataaataagaacAACAATTTAtctaaaaaaacaaattatgaaaaaaatttcaaCTTTACATtgaatatgatgaaaatgcTTTTCAgcaatacaaataataacgaaaataaattagatgagaaggaaaaaataaatagattAGGATTTAACGAAAATGATAGTGATTATattgatgataattataatagtgatgataataataataataattattattataattatgatgggGAAAAGggttttaaaaattttcaagagaatttaaataatgttgGTCAAAaagatgtaataaaaaataagaaattcaAAGATAATTATATTCTTGTTAGTCACGGTGTATTCACTTACTGTTTAATTGAAGCTATTATTGAATTTAAAGAAAaggaattaaaatataacatcctagaaaaaaagaatgaacAATTTATACCTATgacattaaaaaatttaattaatgtTATTCAACAAAAAatgcaaaatataaaatataataaattaaaaaaaataaatcaaaaacCAGAATTTACTATACATCCAGGTGCTAATGctactaataataattattttgttcattattcaaaaaatatacatttccAAAATTATAAATGCAATTTTATAAATGCAGATTTATCtccttttttaaatgtaaataaagcATGGGAAGAAATTAACAGAACTACTCTAAGAAATAGAAAATCTCTATCATTAAGCTCAACTTTAATAAACACAGCATCTTCCAAATATTTTACTCAAAAAAATGAGCAATTTAAAAATTCTTATTCACTCAAATATTAA